DNA sequence from the Penicillium psychrofluorescens genome assembly, chromosome: 3 genome:
ATCTATAACCCATGATCCGCAGTTTCCAGGCACTGCATCCATTTAGTGtgttgttttgttttcgCTAACCAGCAGGTACACTCACCTGGCACCATCCTCAAGGCCCAGACGTCTTGAAACCCCAAAGGTGGCACGTATAATCCGCATTTTGTGTCAGAGGCAGTCGTTTCAACTGGTGGTCCAGTGCCAACAGCTGCCCATAGaggtctggaagaaggacCAGATGAAGCTTTACTAGGGAAAGCAACAGTATCTTTCAAAATAACGGGGTTGAGAAGAAGCCTGTTTTCGTCGAGGGTGTTCAGGCGAACAAGAGCCCAGTCAGATTCTAGGGAGTAGAAGGACCGCTCACGGGGAATCGATCCCAGCTCTTTGAAAAATTGGGACTGGGACTGAACATGAGCCGTGCCTGTTTCGATTATCGTCTCAGCATTCCCTGCATCTGAATGATTGCCTGCGAGATCGCTTCCCACACTGTCATAGTCAATGTTGGACTCCTCTTTCTGTGAAGAATCACCGTCATCGTAGGATTTGAGGAATGGATGGACCACTGTGAGTCCGTATATTTCCCCTCCAACAATGACTGTGCCTCCCATGGTGGCCACTCTCGAAAAGAGTTTACCCTCGGCCCTCCCAACTTGGAACAGTTGCCCACATATATTCATTGTATCCTTCAGTTCCTCCTCCAAGGACTCAGTAGGGGAACCCATGTTTAAGGCAACTCTATTCTCAAAGCCATATACCCGAAACCCCCAGTTGAACAGCTCACCATGCTTTTCAACGAGCTGAACAGCCTGTCTCGTGACTTTAGGGTTTGCACAGATGATAACCGCAGCAGGATGACTCGAATGCCATTCCCGGCCAATCATCCAACAGTTGACGGAATACGGACTCTGTTTTTTGATCTTATGGTAGATCACTGTGTCGTTGTCTTTCAGAAGAGGTTTGATAATGTTGGGGTAGATATGAGTGTTCCACTTCTCGGACACTTTGCTCGCGGGACTCCAGGCATATTGGTTGTCGAATGCCCAGCAGTGTTGCTGGTCGACCgatgccttcttctcgtccacgCTTAGCCCGTCCCAGAACGTTGGTGTTGTTCTTGTGcggacggccatggcgagaggAATCCTGGCTGCCGTTGTCACTTGGTCTCTAGGATGTGCTCCATCCTGCAAACCCAACCCCCTCGCCCCCCTCAGGTGGGCTGGTTATTTTACCTGGGTGCGTGAACGCTTTCCCAAATATGGGCATTGGAAGCGGTGATCCTTCAGCCGCCGCCATATCCTTCAGGAGGCTGTGTGGGGGGAAGCAGGGCTGGGTACGAACATTTGAGAGATGAACTACAAGCTAGAGTCAAAATTTAGTATATCTTTTGCAATTGATCCTCTGGTAATCCGTGATTGATCGCAAATCCTCAGCCCTAAAAGCCAGCTTACTCCCATAGCTATGGACTATGGACCCTCCCTGTTGACAAAAGCCTAGAAGCCTCCGATGCGTTCGTGGAGTACTACATGAGTCAACGGGTCCTGATCGAGGCCCACGGACTCAAACTCCACACGCACCAAGATCTAATCGACCTGATCAATTTCGTCCGGGCTCGGATAGGCATCCGTGGAGTCAGCTGGTTGTCGATTTTCGCAGGGAAAATGACCGAGTTGGTCCGGCGCTGCCGGCTATCGAAGTGGCGGTCCGCATCTGGTTGCTGGTCTCTATTGATGACTGGGAGCCTCGCCAATCGCTGCAGGAGTACATCTGTGTGCTATTTCCGCGGACCGATGGGGCGCCTCTCCCGCCTTTGTTGCCCGACGACTTTGCCTTTCCTTTGTCGTTTAATATCACCAATCTCGGACTGATCGGGGGGTTTGAGATTGTCTGGACGGAGTGCCTGCATGACCATCTTTCGTTCAGTGTCGatgaggagcagaagaaggtaTTGAAGATCTTCCATTTGTCTTCGTTCCTGCAGGGGT
Encoded proteins:
- a CDS encoding uncharacterized protein (ID:PFLUO_004443-T1.cds;~source:funannotate); translated protein: MSQRVLIEAHGLKLHTHQDLIDLINFVRARIGILGPALPAIEVAVRIWLLVSIDDWEPRQSLQEYICVLFPRTDGAPLPPLLPDDFAFPLSFNITNLGLIGGFEIVWTECLHDHLSFSVDEEQKKVLKIFHLSSFLQGYRYSSCSIFPPGLLEETAQTLSLLFPSSNLKCQQWMRKARRREDIDLEAGTLPATSRTITQYPYWGRQLLELLDEYDRTEPTTVKQWIADKRKPNQRYTFWIAVVALALALVFGFIQSVTGILQVVQQQRR